In the Nothobranchius furzeri strain GRZ-AD chromosome 15, NfurGRZ-RIMD1, whole genome shotgun sequence genome, one interval contains:
- the acvrl1 gene encoding serine/threonine-protein kinase receptor R3, which produces MGRSALLTAVLAGVFLWSSAFNADNRDHDKEEKLLCTCENNKGTCVNGTCRGDYCFYSWTQGREERGCFSKEYYNEQCKASISSLLIVRCCTENECNALFTPPPNEEPTTTTPPPESPHPMLWISVLLLLTTLSVCGFVLVLRFRRAPCKPKDPEGHSAMIKVPSGEDPTYGDIFDEFCTSGSGTGLPYLVQRTMARQICLAECVGKGRYGEVWRGTWMGESVAVKIFSSRDEQSWFRETEIYNTVQLRHENILGFIASDMTSKNSSTQLWLITHFHELGSLYDFLQYSCLEPEGCLRMCLSIACGLVHLHTEIVSAQEKPAIAHRDLKSRNILVKRNGQCCIADLGLAVIHSQSHDYLDVGNNPRVGTKRYMAPEVLDETIRVDVFESYKQTDIWALGLVFWEITRRTTVNGIVEEYRPPFFDLVPSDPSFEEMKKVVCVDQQRPSLHNRLHSHPILSTIVKIMKECWYQNPTARLTALRVKKTLSKLDGESDFSIDKLKRDI; this is translated from the exons ATGGGACGCTCTGCTCTGCTTACAGCTGTGCTAGCAGGAGTTTTTCTCTGGAGTTCTGCTTTTAATGCAG ATAACCGTGACCACGACAAGGAAGAGAAGCTGCTGTGCACCTGTGAGAACAACAAAGGCACGTGTGTCAATGGAACCTGCAGAGGGGACTACTGCTTCTATTCCTGGACGCAGGGCAGAGAAGAGAGGGGATGTTTCTCCAAGGAGTACTACAACGAGCAGTGCAAAGCCTCCATAAGTTCTCTCTTAATCGTCCGCTGCTGCACAGAGAACGAGTGCAACGCCTTGTTTAcgccacctccaa ATGAagaaccaacaacaacaacaccacCTCCAGAATCCCCTCATCCGATGCTGTGGATCAGTGTGCTGCTCTTACTCACGACTCTGAGTGTGTGTGGCTTTGTGCTGGTCCTGCGTTTTCGACGTGCACCCTGCAAACCGAAGGACCCCGAAGGCCACAGCGCCATGATTAAAGTCCCCAGTGGAGAGGACCCCACATATGGC GACATTTTTGATGAATTTTGCACATCAGGGAGTGGAACAGGACTTCCATATCTAGTCCAAAGGACCATGGCTCGACAAATCTGTCTTGCAGAGTGTGTTG GTAAAGGCAGGTATGGGGAGGTGTGGAGGGGAACGTGGATGGGAGAGAGTGTCGCAGTCAAGATCTTCTCCTCTAGGGATGAGCAGTCTTGGTTCAGAGAGACCGAGATCTACAATACCGTACAGCTGCGGCATGAAAACATCCTGG GTTTTATAGCCTCTGACATGACATCCAAGAACTCCAGCACCCAGTTGTGGCTCATCACTCACTTTCACGAGCTGGGTTCCCTCTACGATTTCCTGCAgtacagctgcctggagccagaggGCTGCCTGAGGATGTGCCTGTCGATAGCCTGCGGCCTGGTCCACCTCCACACGGAGATCGTCAGCGCCCAGGAAAAGCCAGCCATCGCCCACCGAGACCTAAAAAGCAGAAACATCCTGGTGAAGCGGAACGGACAGTGCTGCATCGCTGATCTAG GTTTGGCTGTGATCCACTCTCAGTCTCACGACTACCTGGATGTGGGCAACAACCCTCGCGTTGGGACAAAACGCTACATGGCCCCCGAAGTGCTAGACGAGACAATTCGTGTGGATGTTTTTGAGTCCTATAAGCAAACTGACATCTGGGCTCTTGGTCTGGTCTTCTGGGAAATAACCCGCAGAACGACTGTCAATG gGATTGTGGAAGAGTACCGCCCTCCTTTCTTTGACCTGGTGCCCTCAGATCCCAGCTTTGAGGAGATGAAGAAAGTGGTGTGTGTGGACCAGCAGAGACCCAGTCTGCACAACCGACTCCACTCCCACCCA ATCCTATCAACCATTGTCAAAATCATGAAGGAGTGCTGGTACCAGAACCCAACAGCCCGCCTCACAGCCTTGCGGGTGAAAAAGACTCTTTCCAAACTGGACGGTGAAAGTGACTTCAGTATAGATAAGCTTAAGCGGGACATTTAG
- the ankrd33aa gene encoding photoreceptor ankyrin repeat protein, with protein MATAGEDPHLGAGPSEDSDNLLDDSDSDSIFSDDSVFPAYESDWRCTEPAKTLYEACVRNDPTALSSIMERGVTKEEAMELDINGKNGLMVAVTKGFVDIVNLLHRCPLIDINHQDNDGNTALMIAAQAGFISILNYLLNYYRGVDTEVRDPRGFTALIKAGLQGRDECVSALLMHGADMHAVDLVQGRGLKDWVLRTGRFETLTRIRRLQAHPVAKQFCESYKPEWPELKQLVEKATAPRTSGQKLRQRLKESLTFRFPQDPQDNGVMDHMVRITTSIHSPLVATGSRPLCPTSPPEMGKRRFAIPELLEKHSTRELEESSVSHSNGSVTSASPTALSATSVSLTSCCKDSERRESILSGGARSFIPRSMAHRNSIFPSGCIPKIEVTKSREPTPKKEKKKKRQKGYLEPPVWKYKEAKAEKKREKKRQDMEKDKQKESKGSKK; from the exons ATGGCAACTGCAGGTGAAGACCCCCACCTGGGTGCTGGCCCATCGGAGGACTCAGACAACCTCTTGGACGATTCCGACTCTGACAGTATATTTTCTGATGACTCGGTTTTTCCTGCATATGAAAGTGACTGGAGGTGTACAGAGCCAGCTAAAACCCTGTATGAGGCCTGTGTGAGGAATGACCCCACAGCTCTCAGCAGcattatggagagaggcgtcacgaAAGAGGAGGCCATGGAGCTGGACATCAATGGCAAG AATGGGCTGATGGTGGCTGTGACCAAAGGCTTTGTGGACATCGTCAACCTCCTTCACCGATGTCCACTAATTGACATAAATCACCAAGACAACGATGGAAACACCGCCCTCATGATCGCTGCACAGGCTG GCTTTATTTCGATTCTTAACTATCTTCTTAACTACTATCGTGGTGTGGACACGGAGGTCCGGGACCCTCGTGGCTTCACAGCCCTGATCAAGGCAGGCCTGCAGGGCCGAGATGAGTGTGTGTCGGCCCTGTTGATGCACG GTGCAGACATGCATGCAGTAGACCTTGTCCAAGGCAGGGGTCTCAAGGACTGGGTCCTTAGGACTGGAAGGTTTGAAACTCTGACCAGAATCCGGCGCCTGCAGGCTCATCCTGTTGCCAAGCAGTTCTGTGAAAGCTATAAACCTGAGTGGCCTGAACTGAagcagctggtggagaaggccaccGCTCCAAGAACATCCGGTCAGAAGCTGAGGCAGCGCTTAAAAGAAAGCCTCACTTTCAGATTCCCACAGGACCCCCAAGACAATGGAGTTATGGACCATATGGTTCGGATAACCACAAGCATCCACAGCCCTCTGGTAGCTACTGGATCCCGCCCACTTTGTCCCACAAGTCCTCCGGAGATGGGCAAACGCCGGTTTGCCATCCCAGAACTGCTTGAGAAGCACAGCACCAGGGAGCTGGAGGAGAGCAGCGTGTCCCACAGCAACGGCTCCGTCACCTCAGCTTCTCCCACTGCATTATCAGCCACCTCTGTCTCTCTGACCTCCTGCTGCAAGGACTCGGAGCGCAGGGAGAGCATACTGTCAGGAGGAGCGAGAAGCTTCATCCCCCGCAGCATGGCTCACAGGAACAGCATCTTTCCTTCCGGCTGCATTCCTAAGATTGAAGTGACAAAATCTAGGGAGCCCACAccaaagaaggagaaaaagaagaaaaggcaAAAGGGCTACCTGGAGCCTCCCGTTTGGAAGTATAAGGAGGCCAAAGCAGAGAAAAAGAGGGAAAAGAAAAGGCAGGATATGGAAAAGGACAAGCAGAAAGAATCTAAAGGGTCCAAGAAGTAA